A region from the Oscillospiraceae bacterium genome encodes:
- a CDS encoding putative DNA binding domain-containing protein, with product MKRHETIEQLLNAPEGEHYQFKEWKTKDNFKEATEICCALANCGGGKLVLGISDKRPRQVVGSTAFLQPERTRADLIDKLRIGVDFELYEDNNKRVLAIEVASRPLGLPIQVDGIAWWYVGDSLVAMPEGVRRSIYAESSFDFSAEICDGVTIDDLDENAINIFRQTWAKNSENKRILNLSVEQLLRDCDAITDDGVTYAALILFGTRKALRKHLRRAEIVFEYRSSEAAGPAAQREEFTEGFFNYFDRIWELVNLRNDKQHYQERLFVFPISTFNERVVREALLNAVSHRDYQLAGSVFVRQYRDRLVVESPGGLPNGITVENILDRQSPRNTLIASIFQLCGLVERSGQGMNLIYELAVREAKPLPDFKGTDAYFVKLTLNGKILDEHMLSLIKNIGDEHLNAMTTDDYILLTNLFQSKEMGQTNLERYKHLAELEIVKYTESGIEFANGIRVDIQSTLNR from the coding sequence ATGAAACGACATGAAACAATAGAGCAACTGCTGAATGCGCCGGAGGGCGAGCATTACCAGTTCAAAGAGTGGAAGACCAAGGACAATTTCAAAGAAGCGACGGAGATTTGCTGTGCACTGGCGAACTGTGGCGGCGGAAAGCTTGTCCTTGGCATATCGGACAAACGTCCACGGCAAGTCGTGGGTTCAACGGCGTTTCTTCAACCGGAGCGCACCCGCGCAGACCTGATAGATAAACTTCGAATTGGGGTGGATTTCGAGCTTTATGAAGATAACAACAAGCGAGTCCTCGCTATTGAAGTTGCGAGCAGACCTTTGGGGCTGCCGATTCAGGTTGACGGCATTGCTTGGTGGTACGTCGGCGACAGTCTTGTTGCTATGCCGGAAGGTGTGCGCCGGAGTATTTACGCCGAAAGCAGCTTCGATTTTTCCGCTGAGATTTGCGACGGGGTAACTATCGACGACCTTGACGAGAACGCAATCAATATATTCCGCCAGACCTGGGCGAAAAACAGCGAGAATAAACGCATTCTAAACCTGTCTGTAGAGCAACTGCTCCGTGATTGTGACGCAATTACCGATGATGGTGTGACGTATGCTGCCCTGATATTGTTCGGGACACGTAAAGCTTTACGAAAACACCTTCGGCGCGCGGAGATCGTATTTGAATACCGTTCATCGGAGGCTGCCGGCCCCGCAGCCCAACGCGAGGAATTCACTGAAGGGTTCTTCAATTATTTTGACCGCATTTGGGAACTTGTTAATCTTCGGAACGATAAACAGCATTACCAAGAGAGGCTGTTTGTGTTCCCGATTAGCACGTTCAACGAGCGGGTTGTTCGGGAAGCTCTGCTAAATGCTGTATCGCACCGAGATTATCAACTTGCAGGCAGCGTATTTGTACGTCAATATCGCGACCGCCTTGTGGTGGAAAGCCCCGGTGGATTACCGAATGGAATAACAGTAGAGAATATTCTCGATAGGCAGTCGCCGCGCAATACCCTGATAGCGTCGATATTTCAGTTATGTGGGCTTGTCGAGCGTTCCGGCCAAGGGATGAATCTGATATATGAGTTAGCTGTCCGTGAAGCAAAGCCGCTCCCGGATTTCAAAGGTACGGATGCGTATTTCGTAAAGCTGACACTTAACGGAAAGATACTTGATGAGCATATGCTTTCCCTAATAAAAAATATTGGCGATGAGCATTTGAACGCTATGACAACAGACGATTATATCCTACTGACGAATCTATTCCAAAGCAAGGAAATGGGACAGACAAATCTTGAACGATACAAACATCTTGCTGAATTGGAAATCGTTAAATATACTGAAAGCGGTATTGAATTTGCAAATGGTATCCGAGTAGATATCCAATCGACACTCAATCGATAG
- a CDS encoding permease prefix domain 1-containing protein: protein MKEKIYVERLFAAYDDTPELRDFKEEITVNLRERVKELTDKGMTGDEALEKAFAELGDITAIADAVAKQKRTETIGQMYMKAKVPLTKRTAAGITAATGALLIAAGIAFISFFGHAGAGTYYFAAALLAVACGLYTYFGLTQETAAHYAMKHGRALAYGAVCLAGFLGAGLSVVSFLVDGWEMSAAIGVKAALLLPAICGVIFLLATETKRQKPWLKAMIHHEVGAPMTFHYELVDPVKAVRFGVMSGGLWLLAVALFVTLGIFVDWGVSWLPPLFALPIQVFMVAYIFKK from the coding sequence ATGAAAGAGAAAATTTATGTTGAACGCCTGTTCGCGGCCTATGACGACACCCCGGAACTGCGTGATTTCAAGGAAGAAATCACCGTGAATCTGCGTGAGCGCGTAAAGGAACTCACGGATAAAGGGATGACGGGGGATGAGGCGCTTGAAAAAGCCTTTGCAGAGTTGGGCGATATTACCGCCATTGCCGACGCTGTCGCCAAGCAAAAACGCACCGAGACCATCGGGCAGATGTACATGAAGGCAAAAGTGCCGCTGACGAAACGAACCGCCGCGGGGATAACCGCCGCCACCGGGGCTTTGCTCATCGCCGCGGGCATAGCGTTCATTTCTTTCTTTGGCCATGCAGGGGCGGGGACGTATTACTTCGCCGCCGCGCTGCTTGCCGTTGCCTGCGGGCTTTACACCTATTTTGGGCTGACACAGGAAACCGCCGCCCATTACGCAATGAAGCACGGGCGCGCGCTGGCTTATGGAGCGGTCTGCTTGGCGGGTTTCTTGGGCGCAGGGCTTTCGGTCGTCTCTTTCTTGGTCGACGGATGGGAAATGTCCGCCGCGATTGGCGTGAAAGCGGCGCTTTTGCTCCCCGCCATCTGCGGCGTAATCTTTTTGCTCGCCACCGAAACAAAACGGCAAAAGCCGTGGTTAAAGGCCATGATCCACCATGAGGTTGGAGCACCTATGACGTTTCACTATGAATTGGTTGACCCCGTGAAAGCCGTGCGGTTTGGCGTGATGAGCGGTGGATTGTGGCTGCTTGCCGTTGCGCTATTCGTCACGCTGGGTATTTTTGTGGACTGGGGCGTGTCGTGGCTGCCGCCGCTCTTCGCGCTGCCTATACAGGTTTTTATGGTCGCGTATATCTTTAAGAAGTGA
- a CDS encoding PadR family transcriptional regulator has protein sequence MKENAASELLRGHTDTVVLSILAKGDNYGYEIRRTIIDKAGGSFELKEATLYSSYKRLENGGYITSYWGDETQGGRRRYYRVTDAGRELFRQNKSDWLKTQALLNKLLED, from the coding sequence TTGAAAGAGAACGCCGCGTCCGAGCTCTTGCGGGGACACACTGACACGGTGGTGCTCAGCATCCTCGCGAAAGGCGACAACTACGGATATGAAATTCGCCGAACCATCATCGACAAAGCGGGCGGAAGCTTTGAACTCAAGGAGGCGACGCTGTATTCCAGCTACAAACGGCTGGAGAACGGCGGGTATATTACCTCCTACTGGGGAGATGAAACCCAGGGCGGCCGCCGCCGCTACTACCGCGTCACCGACGCCGGGCGGGAGCTCTTCCGGCAAAACAAAAGCGATTGGCTGAAAACCCAGGCGCTTTTGAACAAATTATTGGAGGATTGA
- a CDS encoding carbohydrate-binding protein — MKFNRIFRVTVSAILALVMVVQAAGPCFAASVTERAVRDAQIGGERSRLFNDGWRFQIDNSGTDAALSAVDYDDAAWDEVTLPHDWLIQQIKDNSIAGLYKTDIGWYRKTFYLPSGTRGKNVAMRFDGVYMDSTVFVNGVQVGNWPNGYNTFEFDITPHLNFGNVPNVVAVKINYEDPNTRWYSGAGIYRDVYLTVTDPVKVNFNGTYISTNGSAVTVDTEVRNASDSARNVQVAQTVLDASGSPVATNTSAAFQVAAGAIVTDQQVLNVPSPHLWNLDDTYLYTMKTEVKDVNGTVLDTYLSVFGFRTIRLDPNEGFFLNGQYMKLKGVCMHHDLGALGSAMNYRALERNLQIMKDMGVNAVRTSHNMPAPQFVDICDRLGILLFSEAFDVWTWAKKSKDYARFFDVTSTADLSLIPNAGAQAKWSEVDVRNWVRRDRNHPSMILWSIGNEIGDQTVASGQQTTRNLVSWVESEDPRGNAYPTVATCSMDIVRDETVRAMNFAELDVIGYNYSEAAYDADHADHPDKILFGSETSSARRSRGVYIAADGQRSNYSIAGTSGDLESRWAVDRDRKFILGQFVWTGIDYIGESATKVSHFGTVDTAGLPTDAFYFYQSVWSDKPMAHLLPYWSDSLGDTIKVWAYSTQDNVELFKDGVSLGTRTVNHASSSVLHAEWDVPYSPGVVTLKAYDEGGNVVATDEISSFGPPASVALSADRASITADGKDLIYVTASIVDASGHFVADSEAEVTFKVTGAGSLVGTDNGNTVDYDSYQSPIRKAFSGQVVAIVQSDGRPGPITITAEGDGLSAGLVTVASVRNQAITGVALSGIDGIGAITSPRGKLAMMADVQPSTADCESVSYIVTEPDGSPTDKAVINKNGVLEALKNGQVKVTAIAEDGSGMSGSAVVAISGQEAFTPVSGITVFAPSNFIEVRHGTLQMSADVAPADASLRRVVWSVESADDPSAATISSSGLLQAEYNGQATVRATAADGSGVYDEFTVTISLQNILPTRSPYIATPAADYANKQGDSIVVEEDGALGGIAAGNSLTYGLFAFGKAGTQELKITAATPGEAGADAVPIELHLGDPSGALLATLQFEKTGDYNVFAERTFAIPMLQGNSNVSFVFPNGALRIESFVFMLPPARDPYREPILATAYDATTSSTVWPEGDGLGGFMPGDSVTYERLDFGEEGAVRIKMSVCSPAAITPIEIYLEGPNGPLFTTLMLAQTGSSWNVYAERTFVIPLLKDIQNITFRLPNGGFQMKSFVFEKATSKPSSRDPYVSTVASSYHEKIGGGVTETWDGDGVEGFGTGDSVTYHYFVFGDSGAEAIRIFGANAGTQPVPIRLHLVGDGGPVLGTLLFPATGSKDAFVGMTFALPKIVGDQSISFEFPEGGPFVLRDFLFMRPGYTVRDPYSVTIAASFDGQVGDSHEEQGGMGGFWLGSGLIYSGFTFGMNGSQTLRFTGSTAGESMPVEMRLGGPDGAVLATFQFTSTGGWGLWVTREFEIPKLWGDLDLCFIFPNGAMQIKDFQFIETAPQGSGLTATPLALDTAGGAKFSVSSTIHNYDDEMAPSVIFALYNEDRRLIDVKSTNGVSVAKGADVSFAAEFDVRGDLDGAFVKMFVWDSEYVPLIEEITS, encoded by the coding sequence ATGAAGTTCAATAGGATTTTCCGGGTAACAGTGTCCGCCATCTTGGCGCTTGTGATGGTTGTCCAAGCTGCGGGGCCGTGTTTTGCGGCTTCCGTGACCGAGCGAGCCGTTCGCGACGCCCAGATTGGCGGCGAGCGCAGCAGGCTGTTTAACGACGGCTGGCGGTTTCAGATCGATAACAGCGGCACGGACGCGGCGCTGTCGGCCGTGGATTACGACGATGCGGCGTGGGACGAAGTGACCCTGCCGCATGATTGGCTGATTCAGCAGATCAAAGACAACAGCATCGCCGGCCTCTATAAAACGGATATAGGCTGGTACCGCAAGACATTTTATCTTCCGAGCGGCACGCGGGGAAAGAACGTCGCGATGCGTTTTGACGGCGTGTACATGGATTCAACGGTGTTCGTCAATGGGGTGCAGGTCGGCAATTGGCCCAATGGGTACAACACCTTTGAGTTCGACATAACCCCGCACTTGAATTTCGGCAATGTACCCAATGTCGTCGCGGTAAAAATCAACTACGAAGATCCGAACACACGGTGGTATTCCGGGGCGGGCATTTACCGCGACGTCTATCTGACTGTTACAGACCCGGTGAAGGTTAACTTTAACGGCACGTATATTTCGACAAACGGAAGCGCGGTCACGGTGGACACGGAGGTTCGCAACGCGTCGGACAGCGCCAGGAACGTACAGGTGGCGCAGACGGTGCTGGACGCGTCGGGCAGCCCTGTCGCGACGAATACATCGGCGGCGTTCCAAGTGGCGGCGGGAGCGATCGTCACAGATCAGCAGGTGCTAAACGTCCCGTCTCCGCACCTGTGGAACTTGGACGATACATATCTGTACACAATGAAGACGGAAGTCAAGGACGTGAACGGAACCGTGCTGGACACATACCTGTCCGTTTTCGGCTTTCGCACGATCAGGCTGGATCCGAACGAGGGCTTTTTCCTGAACGGTCAGTACATGAAGCTGAAGGGCGTGTGTATGCACCACGACTTGGGAGCGCTCGGTTCCGCCATGAACTATCGGGCGCTTGAGCGCAATCTTCAGATTATGAAAGACATGGGCGTGAACGCAGTACGCACGTCGCACAATATGCCTGCGCCGCAATTTGTGGATATATGCGACAGGCTTGGCATACTGCTTTTCAGCGAGGCGTTTGACGTATGGACATGGGCCAAAAAAAGCAAAGACTACGCTCGCTTCTTTGACGTGACGTCAACGGCCGATCTGAGCCTTATCCCGAACGCGGGCGCGCAGGCTAAATGGTCCGAGGTTGACGTGCGCAACTGGGTGCGCCGCGACCGCAACCACCCCTCCATGATCCTGTGGAGCATCGGCAACGAGATAGGCGATCAGACGGTCGCGTCCGGCCAGCAGACGACGAGAAACCTCGTATCGTGGGTTGAGAGCGAAGATCCGCGCGGCAACGCCTACCCGACCGTCGCAACCTGTTCTATGGACATTGTTCGCGACGAGACCGTGCGCGCCATGAATTTCGCGGAGCTTGACGTGATAGGCTATAACTATTCCGAGGCGGCGTATGACGCCGACCACGCGGATCATCCTGACAAGATTCTGTTTGGCAGCGAGACGTCTTCCGCCCGGCGCAGCCGCGGGGTTTACATTGCGGCTGACGGCCAGCGCTCAAATTACAGCATCGCCGGGACGAGCGGCGATTTGGAGAGCCGGTGGGCGGTGGATCGCGACCGCAAGTTTATTCTCGGACAGTTCGTCTGGACGGGCATCGACTACATAGGCGAATCGGCGACAAAAGTTTCGCATTTCGGTACGGTGGACACGGCCGGTCTTCCGACGGACGCGTTCTATTTCTATCAGTCGGTCTGGTCCGACAAACCGATGGCTCACCTGCTTCCCTACTGGTCCGACAGCTTGGGAGACACGATAAAAGTGTGGGCATACTCGACGCAGGACAACGTGGAGCTGTTTAAAGACGGCGTCTCACTCGGAACAAGAACCGTTAATCACGCTTCGAGTTCCGTGCTTCACGCCGAGTGGGATGTCCCTTACTCGCCGGGCGTGGTTACGCTTAAAGCCTATGACGAGGGCGGAAACGTCGTAGCGACGGACGAAATATCGTCGTTCGGGCCGCCGGCTTCCGTGGCGCTTTCGGCCGACCGCGCGTCCATCACGGCGGACGGCAAGGATCTTATATATGTGACAGCGAGCATAGTGGACGCTTCGGGCCACTTCGTCGCCGACAGCGAAGCGGAAGTGACGTTCAAAGTAACCGGGGCGGGCAGCCTTGTGGGAACAGACAACGGAAATACGGTCGATTACGACTCATACCAGTCCCCGATACGCAAAGCCTTTTCGGGGCAAGTGGTCGCGATCGTGCAGTCGGATGGGCGCCCCGGCCCAATCACGATAACCGCCGAAGGCGACGGACTCAGCGCGGGCCTTGTCACAGTAGCTTCCGTGCGCAATCAGGCGATCACAGGGGTCGCGCTTTCAGGGATCGACGGAATCGGCGCCATAACGTCGCCGCGGGGAAAACTCGCAATGATGGCGGACGTACAGCCCTCAACCGCAGATTGCGAATCTGTATCTTACATCGTCACGGAACCTGACGGCAGCCCTACGGACAAGGCCGTGATAAATAAGAACGGGGTATTGGAAGCGCTTAAAAACGGTCAGGTCAAGGTAACCGCGATCGCCGAGGACGGTTCGGGGATGTCGGGCAGCGCGGTTGTGGCCATATCGGGGCAGGAGGCTTTCACGCCTGTCAGTGGAATCACGGTTTTTGCCCCGTCAAACTTCATAGAAGTCCGCCACGGAACGCTGCAAATGAGCGCGGACGTGGCGCCTGCGGACGCTTCGCTCAGACGGGTAGTTTGGTCCGTAGAGAGCGCCGATGATCCGTCCGCCGCGACGATCAGCAGCAGCGGACTGCTACAGGCCGAGTATAACGGGCAGGCGACAGTGCGCGCGACGGCAGCCGACGGCAGCGGCGTTTACGATGAATTCACCGTCACGATCAGCTTGCAGAACATCTTGCCCACGCGCAGCCCCTATATCGCCACGCCGGCCGCTGACTACGCCAACAAGCAAGGCGACTCCATCGTCGTGGAAGAAGACGGGGCGCTGGGCGGCATCGCCGCGGGCAACAGCCTGACCTATGGTCTTTTCGCGTTTGGAAAGGCGGGTACGCAAGAGCTGAAGATAACGGCGGCCACCCCCGGAGAGGCAGGGGCCGACGCGGTGCCGATAGAATTGCACCTCGGCGACCCGAGCGGCGCATTGCTGGCCACGCTCCAGTTTGAAAAAACTGGCGACTATAATGTGTTTGCGGAAAGGACGTTCGCTATTCCGATGCTTCAGGGGAACAGCAATGTGAGCTTCGTGTTCCCAAATGGAGCATTAAGAATCGAGTCCTTTGTGTTCATGCTGCCTCCCGCGCGCGACCCGTACAGGGAGCCTATCCTGGCCACGGCATATGACGCCACTACAAGCAGCACCGTATGGCCGGAGGGCGACGGGTTGGGAGGCTTCATGCCGGGCGACAGCGTGACGTATGAACGCCTGGATTTTGGAGAAGAAGGCGCGGTGCGGATTAAGATGTCGGTATGTAGCCCAGCCGCAATCACACCGATTGAGATCTATCTCGAGGGGCCGAACGGCCCGTTGTTCACTACGCTTATGCTCGCACAAACAGGCAGTTCTTGGAACGTGTATGCGGAGAGGACGTTCGTGATCCCCTTGCTCAAAGACATTCAAAATATAACGTTCCGACTGCCCAACGGAGGCTTTCAGATGAAGTCGTTTGTATTCGAGAAAGCGACATCTAAGCCTTCGTCCCGCGATCCATACGTTTCCACTGTAGCGAGCAGCTATCATGAAAAGATAGGCGGCGGCGTTACAGAAACATGGGACGGCGACGGAGTGGAAGGCTTCGGCACAGGCGACAGCGTGACATACCACTATTTTGTCTTCGGTGACAGCGGCGCGGAAGCGATCCGGATATTCGGAGCCAACGCGGGGACACAGCCCGTGCCCATAAGACTTCATTTGGTCGGAGACGGCGGGCCGGTGCTCGGCACTCTCCTATTCCCGGCAACGGGGAGTAAGGATGCGTTCGTGGGAATGACGTTTGCGCTTCCAAAAATCGTGGGCGATCAAAGCATAAGCTTCGAATTTCCGGAAGGCGGCCCATTTGTACTGAGGGACTTCCTGTTCATGCGGCCCGGATATACCGTCCGCGACCCGTACAGCGTGACGATAGCCGCGTCTTTTGACGGACAGGTCGGCGACAGCCACGAGGAACAGGGGGGCATGGGCGGCTTTTGGCTGGGATCGGGTCTGATATACAGCGGGTTTACGTTCGGAATGAACGGCTCTCAAACGCTCAGATTCACAGGTTCCACTGCGGGCGAGAGCATGCCGGTGGAGATGCGTCTTGGCGGTCCTGACGGCGCGGTGCTTGCGACATTTCAGTTCACTTCGACGGGCGGCTGGGGCCTATGGGTCACCAGGGAGTTTGAGATTCCCAAACTATGGGGCGATCTCGATCTGTGCTTCATATTTCCCAATGGCGCCATGCAGATCAAAGACTTCCAGTTTATAGAAACGGCGCCGCAAGGTTCCGGCTTGACAGCCACGCCGCTTGCGCTTGACACGGCTGGCGGCGCTAAATTCAGCGTTTCGTCCACGATCCACAACTACGACGACGAGATGGCGCCGAGCGTGATCTTTGCGCTTTATAACGAAGACAGGCGGCTTATAGATGTCAAATCGACAAACGGCGTGTCTGTCGCGAAGGGCGCGGACGTGTCGTTCGCGGCGGAGTTCGACGTTCGCGGCGATTTAGACGGCGCGTTTGTTAAGATGTTTGTCTGGGACAGTGAGTACGTGCCGCTGATTGAGGAAATCACTTCTTAA